The following are encoded together in the bacterium genome:
- a CDS encoding IS5 family transposase, with translation MKPRNQKPQEELFPFIEMEKLIPENHILRMIDRYVDFSFIDELVDHTYSETTGRPAEDPELMVRIITLGYLYNLSENKLFEELKMHAAYRWFCNLGFHEKVPDRSTLNRLRNHRWAGDGIFEQIMQNIVKQCVTAGLVSGKHLAVDGTKIRAKASIKSLEPIVVDTELDDYLGRLRLKPRPKSDQQDETHPDDRDFRDTKLSNETHRSTTDPDARLYKKSLGQEASLSYVGNTLIDTKSRVILATKVTQPGISTESDAAREMLDTLEQTGLSKNIQTLAADKGYGSTEFVTDLINRGITPHIPLLAESNLESIPVWKTKTYISERQIKRDAKVKQIKARNYVRLLAQTHGYKLSQKLRKRIEHIFAEAKICHGLARARYRGIIPMQEQLSMTAFVQNIKRLVRFMKKCNTNTMIPGRKISFKALFLSIHRDFLQNLHLYINCGVISGG, from the coding sequence ATGAAGCCGAGAAACCAGAAACCTCAGGAAGAACTATTTCCCTTTATCGAGATGGAAAAATTGATTCCTGAAAATCACATACTGCGAATGATCGACCGGTATGTTGACTTCAGTTTTATTGATGAACTGGTTGATCACACGTATTCCGAGACGACCGGTAGACCGGCGGAGGATCCCGAACTTATGGTACGGATAATCACGCTCGGATATTTATACAATCTCAGTGAGAACAAGCTATTCGAGGAACTCAAGATGCACGCGGCGTATCGATGGTTCTGCAATCTTGGGTTTCACGAAAAAGTGCCTGATCGAAGCACGCTGAACAGGCTTCGCAATCACCGATGGGCAGGTGACGGTATTTTTGAACAAATCATGCAAAACATCGTTAAACAATGTGTTACAGCCGGACTGGTCAGCGGGAAGCATCTGGCGGTGGATGGTACCAAAATCCGAGCCAAAGCATCAATCAAAAGCCTCGAACCGATTGTTGTGGACACGGAGCTTGACGACTACCTCGGGCGACTCAGACTGAAGCCCCGTCCGAAGTCAGACCAACAAGACGAAACCCATCCCGATGACAGAGACTTCCGGGATACGAAGCTATCGAACGAAACCCACCGTTCCACGACCGATCCCGATGCCCGTCTCTATAAAAAATCACTCGGTCAGGAAGCTTCCCTGTCTTATGTCGGCAACACCCTTATTGACACTAAAAGCAGGGTGATTCTCGCCACGAAAGTCACTCAGCCGGGCATCTCCACGGAATCCGACGCCGCCCGTGAGATGCTCGATACGCTTGAGCAAACCGGATTGTCAAAGAACATACAAACGCTTGCCGCAGATAAAGGTTATGGCTCGACTGAATTTGTTACCGATCTCATCAACCGTGGCATCACCCCTCACATCCCTCTGCTTGCAGAATCCAATCTTGAATCCATACCAGTCTGGAAAACAAAAACATATATCTCCGAACGACAGATAAAACGCGATGCAAAAGTGAAACAAATAAAGGCCCGGAATTATGTGCGTCTGCTCGCCCAAACGCACGGCTATAAACTATCGCAAAAATTACGAAAACGTATCGAGCATATCTTTGCAGAGGCGAAAATCTGCCATGGTCTTGCTCGTGCCCGCTATCGCGGGATCATTCCAATGCAAGAGCAACTCTCCATGACCGCATTCGTTCAGAACATCAAACGTCTCGTTCGCTTTATGAAGAAATGTAATACAAACACTATGATACCTGGCCGAAAAATCAGTTTTAAAGCTTTATTTTTGTCAATTCACAGAGACTTTTTACAGAACCTCCACCTTTACATAAATTGTGGAGTCATCTCGGGTGGATAA
- a CDS encoding sodium/solute symporter (Members of the Solute:Sodium Symporter (SSS), TC 2.A.21 as described in tcdb.org, catalyze solute:Na+ symport. Known solutes for members of the family include sugars, amino acids, nucleosides, inositols, vitamins, urea or anions, depending on the system.): MIDSIVVAVYFLAVFIAGYFVSRHYRKTSAEDFITGGRSRTWYQIAIALFAMGADPSIMGIAGLGFLWGLYLIQWPGVHMWFTTWFAAMFLVPIYWRSRIVTTPEYLEKRFNVQCRALFSLIMISILVVTLSAAMYLGALLLKNLLGWSMMASIILISAVVGFYVILGGMKTVLAIDFYQGMLIIITLIAVLGMALYKLGGFSVFAASQIVGNAGVRLNSMIPPSDWSIFTDKYFPTQAVLLWATVAGVGWMSCNFGMAQRLLAAKSELDAQKSLLLLAFLVLFYPFCSFMTGAIMRILMPGILPDESIMKVILTMFPVGMRGFLVAGLMAALLSTVDGMLTASSALFSEDIYLRILRPSAKPGELKTVTRIVEGLTILLTLTLFPLVVKSPSAMAFIQSFYGDVLGVVVALYIVGIFTTRVTPWAAFIAMVTGVLFSVSLDIFTDINFTYIGFFSFVYTVACAGIACLFEKPVPREKLENLTIHTLPDAKGPWVGLKSFPGLWKWALLIAVIWFSFTFVWEWTVTKVF, from the coding sequence ATGATTGATTCGATTGTAGTTGCAGTGTACTTTCTCGCTGTATTTATTGCCGGTTACTTCGTCAGCCGTCACTACCGCAAGACAAGCGCGGAGGATTTCATCACCGGCGGACGAAGCCGCACGTGGTACCAGATCGCCATAGCCCTTTTTGCGATGGGAGCCGATCCCTCGATCATGGGAATAGCGGGGCTCGGGTTTTTGTGGGGATTGTATCTCATCCAGTGGCCCGGGGTTCACATGTGGTTCACGACATGGTTCGCAGCGATGTTTCTCGTACCGATATACTGGCGCTCGCGGATCGTCACGACGCCCGAATATCTCGAAAAACGGTTCAATGTGCAGTGCCGCGCGCTGTTTTCGCTCATCATGATATCGATACTGGTCGTGACACTGTCGGCGGCGATGTATCTCGGGGCGCTGCTCCTCAAGAACCTGCTCGGGTGGTCGATGATGGCCAGTATAATTCTTATTTCCGCGGTGGTGGGTTTCTATGTCATTTTAGGGGGCATGAAAACGGTGCTGGCCATAGATTTTTACCAGGGCATGCTCATAATCATCACCCTGATAGCCGTTCTGGGTATGGCGCTTTACAAACTCGGCGGATTTTCCGTGTTTGCCGCATCACAGATTGTCGGTAACGCCGGAGTCAGACTCAACAGCATGATTCCCCCCTCGGACTGGTCGATATTCACCGACAAGTATTTCCCTACACAGGCGGTGCTTCTCTGGGCAACCGTTGCGGGTGTCGGATGGATGTCATGCAACTTCGGCATGGCGCAGCGTCTTCTTGCCGCAAAAAGCGAGCTCGATGCCCAGAAATCCTTACTCCTGCTCGCCTTTCTCGTTCTGTTCTATCCCTTCTGCTCGTTCATGACCGGCGCGATCATGAGAATCCTGATGCCCGGGATTCTGCCGGACGAGTCGATCATGAAAGTCATTCTCACCATGTTTCCGGTCGGAATGCGCGGTTTTCTTGTGGCGGGCCTCATGGCGGCGCTGTTGTCCACGGTGGATGGCATGCTCACAGCATCGAGCGCGCTCTTTTCGGAAGATATCTATCTCCGTATTCTCCGTCCCTCCGCGAAGCCCGGCGAGCTCAAAACAGTCACCCGTATCGTCGAGGGATTGACCATCCTCCTCACGCTCACCCTGTTTCCGCTCGTTGTCAAGAGCCCCTCGGCAATGGCGTTCATTCAGAGCTTCTACGGCGATGTGCTCGGCGTCGTTGTCGCGCTCTATATCGTCGGGATTTTCACCACACGGGTAACCCCGTGGGCGGCCTTTATCGCCATGGTCACCGGAGTTCTCTTTTCGGTGTCGCTCGATATTTTCACCGACATCAACTTTACCTATATCGGGTTCTTTTCGTTCGTGTATACCGTTGCCTGCGCCGGTATTGCATGCCTGTTCGAAAAACCGGTGCCCCGTGAGAAGCTCGAGAATCTCACGATTCATACCCTGCCCGATGCAAAGGGACCGTGGGTCGGCCTCAAATCCTTCCCGGGACTCTGGAAATGGGCGCTTCTGATTGCGGTTATCTGGTTCAGTTTTACATTCGTATGGGAGTGGACGGTTACGAAGGTGTTTTAA
- a CDS encoding amidohydrolase produces MKRTRIRTYVSVLFVLITVLLTVSCGKETVAPADMVLLNGKIATVDKSFSIAEAVAVRGDRIVKVGTNNDIEPYIGPKTHRVELQGMLVVPGLIDAHAHMTDYGISLTRLDFRGTTSFRQIADMVAEKAKTAAPGEWIMGRTWDQNDWDVKELPTHELLTKAAPDNPVWLTRVDGHAAVVNRKAMEIAGITAATKDPEGGEIIRGPKGEPTGCFVDNAMGLVGEKIPDLNPEQVRNAMAMAAERCVAVGLTGVHDAGASPEIITNYKYLIDHDRLPLRIYAMLSEPGDKDVTDYLKTNRVDGYGNNFLTVRSIKLFMDGALGSRGALMFEPYSDRPGYYGLMTTTPERVLQIAQAALNAGFQVCTHAIGDRGIRLALDAYEQALREHPSPDHRFRIEHAQVVSLRDIPRFAQLGVIPSMQPTHATSDMYWAEARVGPERIKGAYAWQKFLKTGVVIPCGSDFPVEEINPMLGIYAAITRQDPTGWPDGGWYPEECMTREQVLRGFTNWAAYGEFQEDILGSIEPGKLADMVVLTKDILTIPPKEILTTVPELTIVGGKIRYSRH; encoded by the coding sequence ATGAAACGCACCCGTATCCGAACGTACGTATCTGTACTTTTTGTCCTGATTACCGTTTTGTTGACCGTATCCTGCGGTAAAGAGACTGTTGCACCGGCGGACATGGTTCTTCTCAACGGGAAAATCGCTACTGTCGACAAATCCTTCTCCATCGCGGAAGCGGTTGCAGTCCGCGGCGACAGGATTGTCAAGGTGGGCACCAACAACGACATCGAGCCCTATATCGGCCCGAAAACTCATCGAGTCGAATTGCAGGGAATGCTCGTTGTTCCGGGTCTTATCGATGCCCATGCGCACATGACCGACTACGGTATTTCCCTGACAAGGCTCGATTTCCGGGGCACGACAAGTTTCCGCCAGATCGCCGATATGGTCGCGGAAAAAGCGAAAACTGCCGCTCCCGGCGAATGGATCATGGGAAGGACATGGGATCAGAACGACTGGGATGTCAAGGAGCTCCCTACACACGAACTCCTTACAAAAGCAGCGCCCGACAATCCCGTCTGGCTCACCCGCGTCGATGGTCATGCCGCCGTGGTAAACAGGAAAGCCATGGAAATCGCTGGCATCACCGCCGCAACGAAAGACCCCGAAGGCGGCGAAATCATCCGTGGGCCGAAAGGCGAGCCGACCGGCTGTTTTGTCGATAACGCGATGGGGCTCGTTGGGGAAAAAATCCCCGATCTCAATCCGGAGCAGGTGAGAAACGCCATGGCGATGGCTGCCGAGCGCTGTGTTGCAGTGGGTCTGACCGGTGTTCACGATGCGGGCGCATCACCGGAAATTATCACCAACTATAAATATCTCATCGATCATGACCGTCTCCCGCTGCGGATTTACGCCATGCTGAGCGAACCGGGCGACAAGGATGTGACCGATTACCTCAAAACGAACAGAGTCGACGGGTATGGGAATAACTTTCTGACCGTGCGGAGCATCAAACTTTTCATGGACGGCGCTCTCGGTTCACGGGGCGCGCTCATGTTCGAGCCCTACTCCGACCGTCCCGGCTATTACGGCCTCATGACGACAACGCCTGAACGGGTTCTGCAGATTGCACAGGCAGCGCTCAATGCCGGTTTTCAGGTATGTACTCACGCAATCGGCGACCGTGGTATCCGCCTCGCGCTCGATGCCTACGAACAGGCTCTCAGGGAACACCCGTCGCCCGACCACCGGTTCAGGATCGAGCATGCCCAGGTTGTCTCGCTCCGGGACATTCCTCGTTTTGCTCAACTGGGAGTCATACCATCCATGCAGCCGACCCACGCAACTTCCGACATGTACTGGGCGGAAGCACGGGTCGGTCCCGAAAGAATCAAGGGCGCCTATGCGTGGCAGAAGTTTCTCAAAACAGGCGTTGTCATCCCGTGCGGATCGGATTTCCCTGTCGAGGAGATCAATCCCATGCTCGGCATCTATGCCGCGATCACCCGTCAGGACCCGACCGGCTGGCCCGACGGCGGGTGGTATCCCGAAGAGTGCATGACACGGGAACAGGTTCTGAGGGGGTTTACGAACTGGGCGGCATACGGGGAGTTTCAGGAAGACATTCTCGGCTCCATCGAACCGGGGAAACTGGCGGACATGGTCGTGCTCACCAAAGACATTCTCACCATACCGCCGAAGGAAATTCTCACGACGGTTCCCGAGCTGACCATAGTGGGGGGAAAAATACGGTATAGCAGGCACTGA
- a CDS encoding PAS domain-containing sensor histidine kinase — MSENNETGKNLLRNVFDALPDRIYVKDRDGRLEAVNVKGMELFAGKAAEDVIGKTFSELLPGPPGRQMDEDDRKVMETGIPVYRQERTSETSRGKETLLFTKIPLRDTNGMVIGLVDISRPKPASGESHGPDKAESSPEFAVRPQSVFLSAMSHELRNPLNSIIAASDILLRKFFGDLNDQQEEYIKDIRGGSEHLLSLIDDILDISQMEAGYSPLKLSKVNLHTLVENCLTIIRERTIVKHIELSCTMADNVYSITADERKLKQVIYNLLTNAVKFTPDGGRMGIEVGRDESYLRVCVWDTGIGIAENDIETIFGDFVQGEESAPHKYGGVGLGLSIVKRFIDQHGGRVWVESEKGKGSRFSFILPFAQADDSAVHP, encoded by the coding sequence ATGAGTGAAAATAACGAAACAGGCAAAAACCTTTTACGGAATGTATTCGATGCCCTTCCGGACAGGATATATGTAAAAGACAGGGATGGCCGCCTCGAAGCTGTCAACGTGAAGGGAATGGAACTGTTTGCCGGGAAAGCCGCTGAAGATGTCATCGGGAAAACGTTCTCCGAGCTGCTACCCGGTCCTCCGGGGCGACAGATGGACGAAGATGACAGGAAGGTTATGGAAACGGGCATACCGGTCTACCGGCAGGAGAGGACCTCTGAAACATCACGGGGGAAAGAGACATTGCTGTTCACAAAAATTCCGCTCCGTGACACTAACGGCATGGTGATCGGTCTTGTCGATATTTCCCGCCCGAAACCCGCTTCGGGAGAAAGCCACGGGCCGGACAAGGCCGAAAGTTCTCCGGAATTCGCTGTCAGGCCGCAATCGGTTTTTCTCTCCGCGATGAGTCACGAACTCCGTAATCCGCTCAATTCCATTATTGCGGCATCCGATATCCTGCTCAGGAAATTTTTCGGCGATCTCAACGATCAGCAGGAGGAGTATATAAAGGACATCAGGGGCGGAAGCGAGCACCTTCTGTCATTGATCGACGATATCCTCGATATTTCCCAGATGGAAGCGGGATACAGCCCCCTGAAACTCTCGAAGGTCAATCTCCATACCCTTGTGGAAAACTGCCTGACAATTATCCGCGAGCGGACGATCGTAAAACATATCGAGCTGTCCTGTACCATGGCAGACAATGTCTATTCGATTACCGCCGATGAGCGTAAGCTGAAGCAGGTCATCTACAATCTCCTCACCAACGCGGTGAAGTTCACTCCCGATGGCGGCAGAATGGGCATAGAAGTCGGAAGGGACGAGTCGTATCTCAGAGTATGCGTCTGGGATACGGGGATAGGTATTGCCGAAAACGATATTGAAACGATATTTGGCGATTTCGTACAGGGCGAGGAATCCGCTCCGCATAAATACGGAGGCGTCGGGCTCGGTCTTTCGATCGTGAAGCGCTTTATCGATCAGCATGGAGGCCGGGTGTGGGTGGAAAGCGAAAAAGGGAAGGGGAGCCGGTTTTCTTTCATCCTGCCGTTCGCGCAGGCGGATGACTCTGCGGTTCACCCCTGA